tctgcctcttcatGCCGAAAaccctctccccccccctcctctccctctccctccccgtctccctctccctctccctctccctccccccatGCCAGAGTAGCCCACCCGGCCTCCTCGGGCGCCAGCGACAGCCCCGGGCTTCAGGGACCGCGGCAGGCTCCACCAGGCGATttttcggcgtctccgctcagagccgcctccgcggcctcccccGGCGCGAGTGGGGAGGCGTTCGACTTTtggggagggggcggcggagacgcggcgaagcgctcAGAGGCCAGCGTAGgtctcttctcgcgtgcGGAGAGTCCGCCGGCTGCTGGTGTCGCTTTCGCGAGCGGATCCGGCACTCCCggtgcgctgcagagaccgaggcctgcggcggcagccaaaGTTGAAATGCCCAAGCGCGAAGAACTTGTCGCcgaccgcctcgcccgcacCGAGTCGCGCATGCAAGAAAAACTGCAGGAGGCCCAAGGTCAGTTGAGAGATACGAACAGATACAAACACACTCTGATCCGTAGATTCAcctatacatacataaacatgcatacacacatagACACACAGACATGCATTCATAAATACATTGCATGACGTAACACAACAtgacatacatatatatacatatacagaCGCCTCTGGTCATGGGGATGGGGCGCCCGGCGGCGATGAAGAGtggacgcgacgcagagggcgtgTCTCAGATGCGTGAGCGGAAGCCTGTTGCGGGGCTCTGCGCGGtagggcagcgaggcgcggccgtTCAAGGGAGTGTGCTGAGTCGGCGTGCAGTGAAGCTTGGCAGAGTCAGCCTGACTCATTTCTGCGGAGTGGATAGCGCGCGGGGGCGGTTGTTTGAAGCGCGCGTCGCATGCAGCCTCGGGAAAAAATCGTTTTGAATCGTGCCACAGCCCCACCCTGCTCCTTCCTGCCCCAGGAGCCTCCAGCGTGCCTCGCGTCGTTGTCTGTCGTGCcctgctgcagagagacgccagcAGGAGATCAGTCGGCAGCAGGAGCGGCTAGCGATTCCGGGTAAGTGTTTCCATCCGGCGCGCGCTTCCGTCCAGCGGCGCACCAATAGGCCGCGCCCGTgcccgcgagagacgaggacAAAGGCGACTCGGGCGCGTCGActcctgcgggcgctgcgttTCTCAGCCTCAGTTCGCAGTCAAGAGTCTGCCTAGCTTCGCCAGCCCTCTGGCACGCCGGCGGAGCTCACGATGGTCGCTTTtagcgaggcgaaggcgtgcgctgcgcgtcgctctgtctcttcaGACCAACTGCAGCAGCAACTCCAGAAGTGGGCGAAGTCGGCCGACGGGAAATACAAAGACATTCGCACGCTCCTATGCACCGTACATGAGGTAGGTGCCCTGTGGCAGACGCCCGTTCGTTCGGGTTTAGGGTTGAATGCCTGGTGGAGTCGACGACTGTAGATATACTTTTtcctgagaaaaaaaactCAGTAAGCGGCGGCTGTACCTGttgccgacgacgcgcttCAGTGTGGAGCTGGCGTGACCCCGGGTGTACACGCGAGAGACCGCAGTGGAGGGAAGGACGAGGTGGTTTGCCACTCCATCTCCTCTTTTCTGtcagaagcgagagagaacggCTCGCGTGCACCGGCCGGTCAACAGCCTGACAGTGTggaaggggggggcggaggggaggggggagggggagggcaTCGTGTCTAGGGGCAGTGAGCTGAGTTCTTTCCTTGAGTGCCTTTTCGGGGTCAGTCcgtgcgccggcgtctgttTTCTTGTTGTTGGACTTTCTTTTCCGCCACCGGCCCGCGGCTCGGGAGTCCTCGTGAGCTCGTCTGCaacgctgcgcagccgctgggGCTGCGAAGTCGCAGACGCTTCGTGGCTGCTTGACGTGTTTTGTTTCCTCGCTGTCTACGCGAGCGCGCAGGTGCTCTGGCCAGGCGCAGAGTGGGAACCAGTGTCGATTAGCACTCTCATGATTTCTTCTCAAGTGAAGAAGCACTACCGGTAAGCTAGGAGGGACAGACGCGCCTCGGCAGAGcaagaaggagagggagactcgaatgcgctggcgagcagggctcttcgcgcggagaggaggcagcggccgTGGCTTCCTGCCTCCGTGCTGTCAACGAGGGGTTCCGACTCTGCTGCCGTCTCCGTGAGCATGTCTACTTCCCCGCGTTtgcggaagaggagaaggggTTCCCGAGGTGTTTGTCTCGAGAGCCAGTGACGTCGGCGTGTCCCGGCTTGAGGTTCAGGCTGAAATTCCCAGGGAAAACATGTGCATGCACTTTTTTTCAGGAAGGCGCTCCTCCTCACGCACCCAGACAAACATCAGTCCTCCTCTGCTGAGCAACTCGTAAGCGTCGGGTCGCTCTCGTGCGTTGTTTTCTAGTCTCTGATGAAGCGTTGCTTTCTGTCTTGCCCTCTGTTTCCCGCGCGTCGAATGGAACTGtgttcgcctctctctgtgccCCCTCGCCCGTCATTCTGTGAAGCACTCGCTGCTGCAAATCCGGTGGCCTTCGTATGTGATTTTAACCAAATAGATTTCAAAAGTTCTCCTCATGAGTGTAATtaccggcggcgcgctgctggtATGCCAAGAGGGTGGGCGGAAACGCAGAGCCTCGTGGGCACGGTTGGGCGATTCACAGCAGCGGGAAACGTGATTTATCCTCTCGCGTGCCCTGCGTGTGGCGCCTGTGCAGTTTCGAGCGGAAAAGATATTTCAGGCTTTCAACGAGGCGTTCAAAGTCCATCCCCTTTGAAAGGCCCTGAAAAAGCGACGCACACGTTTCGGGCGCCCCGCGCCGTCcccaccccctcccccgaTATCGCCGTTCTTGCCGCGTGTATCCAAACAAATATGTGCAAGTATAGGTGCCTAATAATATATTTATAGGTGCACGTGTATGTACGCTGTGTATCGCTGTCCATgcggcttctcctctccgcctcctctcgggTTGCTGTCACCTCGCTGTCTCACAAGTGGCTCCGCTGTCTATCGGCCCttcccgctcgcggcgcgcgtctgcgccggtctctgccttctcttgGAGACAAGCTGCGTGCTCTTTCTTATAAAATTGCTCTCTGCACCTTCCCTGGCAGCTGAGCGCGTGactccctcgcggcctcgtgcGTTTCGCGGCGCACACTGTCACGCCAGATTTTAAGACGCGAGGAGTTCTGCAGTCGCCTGTGTgtgcgcgcggagagctgTCCGCGTCAGTAGCTAGCCAGACACTGAAAACGACTCAGAGGAGTAGAAGTGCGAACGCGCTTGCTGTGgtcgcgaagccgcggacgcggcggacgccgagtTCTGCTTGCGACGAACGCATGCGTAGAGTGCCGACCTGCTGAGTGTGTGCGCaaagacggcggagagagtcTGGATAGAGAGGGGGACGCGGTGTTCTCCGCCCTGCGTGGGGGGCGGAGACCGGCTTCGTACAGACACGTAGGTAGGGCTGTGCATGCCTGAGACTCGTCTCGCAACGTCTCGGGCACACGTGAGCACCAAGTCGCCACGGCGGCTGGCGCACAAGttccgtcgccgcaggcgctcctTCTTGTCAAGAAAGATGCCCGCAGCGGAAGTGAAAAGCGCGGGCACCGAGCGCCCACcccagaagacgcgaagacgcgccccTCACAGTCGAACGCAAGTCCTCATGacagctcgcgctgcgctctTTTTTCTACGCAACGAAAAACGGAAGCGCGCTTCCCAGGAGCCGCCAGACAAGCACGATGCCGGCGTGCCTCTCCCGGGGGCACCCCACGAGGCGGAGCTTCGAAAGCACACAGGGGCCCGCCCGGCGACGGCTCTCGCGTCCCGACCACGAAGTCAACACGTCACATACGTCCTTTTACACGTACACTCAGACTCGCGTACCCCATCGGCACCCGAGTTTGGCGCCAGCGAcgaagcgagcgcgcgcctggCAGCGGAGACGTCGCCGAGCGGCGCTCTTCGAAGCACGCGCTTGTCGAGGCAAAAACGGCAGCTGCGATCCGTCACCGAGTGCAGCCCCACCTGGGGAAGGCGCGCCTAGCACCGGGGGGTGTTTAGCTCCCTCCCTGACAGGCACGCACGGTcacgagaaggcgagctgcgcaacGAAAGCAAGTTGCCACGAAGAGACACGCCTGCTGCCAGACTGCACACGCTCCAGTCCTTGAATTCCCCGCGGCCCTAGTCGCCGCGACCCCGCAGAGTTCATTCTGTCAAACCGCTATAGTTCATACAGCCAAAAAAAGGCAACTAGGCGCACCATGCATCGCCTGGTCCTGAcacggctcgcgcgccttgccCGACGTGCGTTGGGCGATTGAATGCGTGCGGAGCGTCCGCAGTTCGAACGACACGCGGTGTGTCGAGTAGGACAGACGCGACACACCCCATGGACCAGAGTGCTCCCTGTCATGTGCCCGCCTCGCTCAGCTGCACATGCAggtctttcttcctcgcagaGGGCCTCagaggagcgagacgagagccgcgacggcgagcgacgacgcggccgccgaagctGCCAGGCTCCTGGACGCTTGCGCGCCTagcccccccgcggcggcggcctgcgcgcccttcgcctcggcgtctttcgcgccgccctcgctaGAGCTGTAGTGTTTCTTTGCGTCCTGCCGGACGAGCAACTGGTGGTACAGACAGTGCGGAGTGTCTGTGCGTTTGATCCACGGGCCCTGGACGAGGACGAGCCCCAGGTCAACCACCTCAAACGTGTCGGGGAGCATGCCCGCAGACCCCGTGCGGATGTTGCCCAGgatctccttcgcggcgatgcggcgctcggcttcttcctctgtgaGCAACCACGCAagtgcgcagaggcgacccCACACGAGAAGAACACTGAGCACAGTGGCGAAGTTATCGCAGAGACACCGATCTCCGGCGTCGGATGGAGCAGCCACGCGGAGCTCCTGCGGGACTAGGGAGAAACGCCGGACATTCCAACGCGACACGAGCGGAAgcaaggcgcagcagacgctcgCTCCCCCGCATGCGCCAGCCTCCGTGCACAGACGCCGAGAGCCCCACAGAACCAGAccaaagaaagaagaagtGAGCAGAAAGAAAACCGACCAAGAGCTGTAGCCGATGAAACCCGCGCGAGAAAACACACATGACGACGTGAATGACGCGAATACGCGAGCTGACGCAGCGTGGTtgccggcaggcgccgcccctcACGCAAGCTGAACAAGAAACCGACTAGTTTCCTTCTACATAACGCGAGAAAGAGACCAGCAGACTCCGGCCTCTGGAGGCGCGCCCCTTGGGATgcagcctcctccccctccctccccgtTTTCCGCTCGGCAGCAGAGTTCTTACGAGTCATGACCTCGCCGAGCGCCTGTCTGGGGAAGAAAAAGTGGACAGTTTCGTAGTTTCCTGAGCTGAGGTAGGCGAGCGTCCGCATGCCAGGGTTGGTCGCCATTCTGAGCGTGCGGACGAGGCTCTGGAGCGAGTTAATTCTGTACTCCTTGAGCGTGAGGAGGTTGTTCGGCGACCCCGAGACGGGACAAGTTCGGTAAAATTCCGGCAGGTGGCTAGTGCTCCCCTGCTGGTATGCCTGGATGAAGTAGATGTCCGTCATGTGGGCAGTGCCTTGAGCCACGCTCTTCatcgcgtcctcgcctctaACGAAAAAGAGATACTCCGGCACGACGCGCCGCTTGTAGTGGTTCCCTATCTTCGTCGCGATCGCCTGCAGGTAGGTCGGGAAATACCCTGGAagccgcacgcagagaaTTCCAAAGAACATGCAATGCAccgcgacgcgcgtgcgGGAGCGAACGCTCTCTTCTcaagcctcgcgcggcgtcgcagcttGCGCCGGCTTTCTCTGCCATCACGCCAGCGGGAGTTCTGCATCCCCGTGAATCTGAGGAGAGGCTCCACCTGAAAGCAGGTGGAttctcccttctcgcccACGTCGTGCACGCGACGTCTCTGTCCCGACAgacgcgcctcgtcggcgcgagAAACGCAGACGTCGATCGGCGTGGAGCTGCACCCGCgcttgcgccgcgcggcagcaccCGCGTCTTCCATCTGACTTCCAAGATCCAGCGTTTTTCTCCAGGGTCAACGGCCCCCCCGAAACCCGACTCCCCACCCACACCCCGACCCCGACCCCgaccccccctctccccgctTCGCGCACGGCTCACCAACGGGCGGCGACACGGAGTAGTCGCCCTCCTGTCCCCAGTTGAAGCCGCGGTCGGCCTGCAGGGGGTCCACTTCGCTGAGAAAGGCGCTTCCCTTGCGCGGGTCCGGGCTCCGCGGGCCCAGgcctgcgacgcgcagcgtGCCAGTCTCCAAGACGTCCAGCAGCAAGTCGGATTCGTGGAGCGACGTCGGCGCAGGCCAGAGCGACGCCCTGTCTCGCGCGAGGACTTCGGGCGTgggaggcgtcggcgccgtctcGGCGCGGACTGGGCGCCCCGCCTCGCCGATCACGACCGTGCTCGGCTTAGGGGGCTGCACC
The Besnoitia besnoiti strain Bb-Ger1 chromosome VIII, whole genome shotgun sequence genome window above contains:
- a CDS encoding protein-tyrosine-phosphatase (encoded by transcript BESB_084770) — translated: MDLKTWAASLASRGQKLARDGMTYVNQRIDKQSLPHSVSSFFQGGAGTGISGEFDAFASASNSGPAAPPCLVYYSIQNELSPPPFPLSSSSSASLPPADASSPSVSIVNAFLLPDGLLADAVSLSLFAALFPVPGHFSFRFKTPSDASPAGYVWRHMSRDEEDAFVPSFHGSIVCRALQIPPEANVPAEACFAVYSCASAPSASSCRKPSPPPSSPSPSPSPSPSPSPSPHARVAHPASSGASDSPGLQGPRQAPPGDFSASPLRAASAASPGASGEAFDFWGGGGGDAAKRSEASVGLFSRAESPPAAGVAFASGSGTPGALQRPRPAAAAKVEMPKREELVADRLARTESRMQEKLQEAQERRQQEISRQQERLAIPDQLQQQLQKWAKSADGKYKDIRTLLCTVHEVLWPGAEWEPVSISTLMISSQVKKHYRKALLLTHPDKHQSSSAEQLFRAEKIFQAFNEAFKVHPL
- a CDS encoding hypothetical protein (encoded by transcript BESB_084780), which gives rise to MPAAEVKSAGTERPPQKTRRRAPHSRTQVLMTARAALFFLRNEKRKRASQEPPDKHDAGVPLPGAPHEAELRKHTGARPATALASRPRSQHVTYVLLHVHSDSRTPSAPEFGASDEASARLAAETSPSGALRSTRLSRQKRQLRSVTECSPTWGRRA
- a CDS encoding hypothetical protein (encoded by transcript BESB_084790) → MAGSSRELLSPSRVNARTGAWARRSCAIFCFLRESLLVTCCLLACLADSARGRAAEEKGEGSFCANGLRQAVNAAIVELAGENYVGSTLLPQFPTVPYVPVLACPSPAAGDALPAVVQPPKPSTVVIGEAGRPVRAETAPTPPTPEVLARDRASLWPAPTSLHESDLLLDVLETGTLRVAGLGPRSPDPRKGSAFLSEVDPLQADRGFNWGQEGDYSVSPPVGYFPTYLQAIATKIGNHYKRRVVPEYLFFVRGEDAMKSVAQGTAHMTDIYFIQAYQQGSTSHLPEFYRTCPVSGSPNNLLTLKEYRINSLQSLVRTLRMATNPGMRTLAYLSSGNYETVHFFFPRQALGEVMTQEEAERRIAAKEILGNIRTGSAGMLPDTFEVVDLGLVLVQGPWIKRTDTPHCLYHQLLVRQDAKKHYSSSEGGAKDAEAKGAQAAAAGGLGAQASRSLAASAAASSLAVAALVSLL